The following coding sequences are from one Mycolicibacterium aichiense window:
- a CDS encoding cytochrome P450, translated as MAIANDTVYYDPYDVAIVADPYPVYARLRDEAPIYHNEQYDFWTLSRHADVDAALSDWETFSNSRSDILELIKSDFDMPGGVMMFQDPPAHTQLRGLMSRVFTPRRMAEIEDQIRRYCVGCLDPLVGSGGFDIIAELASMMPMRVIGMLLGIPESEQISVRDANDANLRTKPGTPMRVADPDRIADGRIYADYVEWRANNPSDDLMTALLNVEFTDDQGVTRKLTRKEVLHYTQVVAGAGNETTGRLIGWLAKVLAEHPDQRRDVCDDRSLLNRAIDETLRFEPTGPHVGRYVLNDFECYGTTVPAGSAMLLLFGAANRDPRRYDDPDSFNIHRDTISHLTFGKGVHYCLGANLARLEGRVALDELLNRFPEWDIDYANAKLAPTSTVRGWERLPIVLP; from the coding sequence ATGGCGATTGCGAACGACACCGTCTATTACGACCCGTACGACGTCGCCATCGTCGCCGACCCCTACCCGGTGTATGCCCGCCTGCGCGATGAGGCGCCGATCTACCACAACGAGCAATACGACTTCTGGACGTTGTCGCGGCACGCCGACGTCGACGCGGCGCTGTCGGACTGGGAGACATTCTCCAACAGCCGCAGCGACATCCTGGAGCTGATCAAGTCCGACTTCGACATGCCCGGCGGCGTGATGATGTTCCAGGACCCGCCCGCCCACACCCAACTGCGCGGTCTGATGTCTCGGGTGTTCACGCCCCGCCGGATGGCCGAGATCGAAGACCAGATCCGTCGGTACTGCGTCGGCTGCCTCGATCCGCTGGTCGGCTCGGGTGGCTTCGACATCATCGCCGAACTGGCCTCAATGATGCCGATGCGGGTCATCGGCATGCTGCTGGGAATCCCGGAGTCCGAACAGATTTCGGTGCGCGACGCCAACGACGCCAACCTGCGCACCAAACCCGGCACCCCGATGAGGGTCGCCGACCCCGACCGCATCGCCGACGGCCGAATCTACGCCGACTACGTCGAGTGGCGCGCCAACAACCCCTCCGACGATCTGATGACCGCACTGCTCAACGTCGAGTTCACCGACGACCAGGGCGTCACCCGCAAGCTGACCCGCAAGGAAGTGCTGCACTACACCCAGGTGGTGGCCGGCGCAGGCAACGAGACCACCGGCCGGCTGATCGGCTGGCTGGCCAAGGTCCTGGCCGAGCACCCCGACCAGCGCCGCGACGTCTGCGACGACCGCTCGCTGCTGAACCGCGCAATCGACGAGACGCTGCGCTTCGAACCCACCGGGCCGCACGTCGGACGATATGTGCTCAACGACTTCGAGTGCTACGGCACGACGGTGCCCGCAGGCAGCGCGATGCTGCTGCTGTTCGGCGCCGCCAACCGCGATCCGCGCCGTTACGACGACCCCGACAGCTTCAATATCCACCGCGACACGATCAGCCATCTGACGTTCGGCAAAGGTGTCCACTACTGCCTCGGCGCCAACCTGGCCCGGCTCGAGGGGCGGGTTGCGCTCGACGAGCTGCTCAACCGCTTCCCCGAATGGGATATCGACTACGCGAACGCCAAGCTGGCACCGACATCGACCGTGCGCGGCTGGGAACGGCTACCCATCGTCTTGCCCTGA
- a CDS encoding MFS transporter: protein MTTSGQTKTITTNVPARLDRLPWSRFHWRVVIGLGSAWVLDGLEVTMVGNVSARLTEPGSGLAITAGQIGIAAAIYVVGACVGALVFGQLTDRFGRKKLFLLTLGLYLAATVATAFSFAPWYFFLTRFLTGAGIGGEYAAVNSAVDELIPARNRGRVDLAINGSYWLGAMLGAAGSLVLLNGDWLPLNLGWRLAFGIGAVFGLVVLLVRRNVPESPRWLFIHGREEEAERIVDEIERDVIDRTGAHLDEPDRELTIHQRHTIGFREIAHVAFTRYPKRAMLGLALFVGQAFLYNAVTFNLGTLLNSFYGVSSGIVPAFFIVWAAGNFTGPLLLGRLFDTVGRKPMIVLSYLGSAAITVVLTAVFVAEAGGLWGFMAVLVATFFLASAGASAAYLTVSEIFPMETRALAIAFFYAVGTAIGGITGPLLFGQLIGSGERGLVAVAFLVGAAVMAVGGLVELAWGVKAEGRQLEDIAAPLTSADEVKR, encoded by the coding sequence ATGACCACAAGCGGACAGACCAAGACGATCACCACCAACGTTCCCGCCCGGCTGGACCGGTTGCCATGGTCGAGGTTTCACTGGCGCGTCGTCATCGGCCTGGGGTCGGCGTGGGTGCTCGACGGCCTGGAAGTCACCATGGTGGGCAACGTGTCCGCGCGGCTCACCGAACCCGGCAGCGGACTGGCCATCACCGCCGGGCAGATCGGTATCGCGGCGGCCATCTACGTCGTCGGCGCTTGTGTGGGTGCCCTGGTATTCGGCCAGCTGACCGACCGGTTCGGCCGCAAGAAGCTCTTCCTCCTGACGCTGGGCCTGTATCTGGCGGCCACCGTTGCGACGGCGTTCTCCTTCGCGCCGTGGTACTTCTTCCTCACCCGCTTTCTCACCGGCGCCGGCATCGGCGGTGAATACGCTGCGGTGAATTCCGCTGTGGACGAGCTGATCCCGGCACGAAACCGCGGTCGGGTCGACCTCGCAATCAATGGGTCCTACTGGCTGGGCGCGATGCTGGGTGCGGCCGGATCGTTGGTCCTGCTCAACGGTGACTGGTTGCCGCTGAACCTCGGGTGGCGACTGGCCTTCGGTATCGGCGCCGTCTTCGGGTTGGTGGTGCTGCTGGTTCGGCGCAACGTCCCGGAAAGCCCGCGCTGGCTGTTCATCCACGGCCGCGAGGAGGAAGCCGAACGAATCGTCGACGAAATCGAGCGGGACGTGATCGACCGCACCGGCGCGCATCTCGACGAACCGGACCGGGAACTGACGATCCACCAACGCCACACCATCGGCTTCCGCGAGATCGCACACGTGGCGTTCACCCGCTATCCCAAACGCGCGATGCTCGGGCTGGCGTTGTTCGTCGGCCAGGCGTTTCTCTACAACGCGGTGACGTTCAACCTCGGCACCCTGCTCAACAGTTTCTATGGCGTCTCATCCGGAATCGTGCCGGCATTCTTCATTGTCTGGGCCGCAGGCAATTTCACCGGGCCGCTGCTCCTGGGTCGGTTGTTCGACACCGTCGGACGTAAGCCGATGATTGTGCTGTCCTACCTCGGCTCGGCGGCAATCACCGTGGTGCTCACCGCGGTGTTCGTCGCTGAGGCAGGCGGCCTGTGGGGGTTCATGGCCGTCCTGGTCGCCACGTTCTTCCTTGCCTCCGCCGGTGCCAGCGCGGCGTACCTGACCGTCAGCGAGATCTTTCCGATGGAGACCCGCGCGCTGGCCATCGCTTTCTTCTACGCCGTCGGGACTGCGATCGGTGGCATCACCGGGCCGCTGTTGTTCGGGCAGCTGATCGGGTCGGGTGAGCGTGGCTTGGTGGCCGTGGCGTTCCTGGTCGGCGCCGCGGTGATGGCCGTCGGCGGGTTGGTGGAACTCGCCTGGGGCGTGAAGGCCGAAGGCCGCCAACTCGAGGACATCGCGGCGCCGCTCACCTCCGCGGACGAGGTGAAGCGGTGA
- a CDS encoding DUF3618 domain-containing protein, translating into MADRDPEVIKAEIDQARDRLAVTVDSLAERANPQRIADDVKAAVLRFVTKPPVAAALAGVSVVTVVLVIRRIRNG; encoded by the coding sequence GTGGCTGACCGGGACCCCGAGGTCATCAAGGCCGAGATCGACCAGGCGCGGGACCGGCTGGCGGTCACGGTGGACTCGCTGGCCGAGCGCGCCAACCCACAGCGGATCGCCGACGACGTGAAGGCCGCTGTGCTGCGCTTCGTCACGAAGCCCCCGGTGGCCGCGGCGCTGGCCGGTGTCAGCGTGGTGACCGTCGTCCTCGTGATCCGCCGCATCCGCAACGGCTAG
- the bcp gene encoding thioredoxin-dependent thiol peroxidase, with translation MTDTARLEVGDTAPAFSLPDASGKTVKLSDFKGRKVIVYFYPAAMTPGCTKQACDFRDSLAELNGAGIDVVGISPDKPEKLAKFTERDELTFPLLSDPDKKVLTAWGAYGEKKMYGKTVQGVIRSTFVVDEKGKIEVAQYNVKATGHVAKLRRDIAV, from the coding sequence GTGACCGACACAGCACGCCTCGAAGTCGGCGACACGGCGCCGGCGTTCAGCCTGCCTGACGCCAGCGGCAAGACCGTCAAGCTGTCCGACTTCAAAGGCCGCAAGGTGATCGTGTACTTCTATCCGGCCGCGATGACGCCCGGCTGCACCAAGCAGGCCTGCGACTTCCGGGACAGCCTGGCCGAGCTCAACGGGGCGGGCATCGACGTCGTCGGTATCTCGCCCGACAAGCCGGAGAAGCTGGCCAAGTTCACCGAGCGCGACGAGCTGACGTTCCCGCTGCTGTCCGATCCCGACAAGAAGGTCCTCACCGCCTGGGGCGCCTACGGCGAGAAGAAGATGTACGGCAAGACCGTGCAGGGCGTGATCCGCTCGACATTCGTGGTGGACGAGAAGGGCAAGATCGAGGTGGCCCAGTACAACGTCAAGGCCACCGGTCACGTCGCCAAGCTGCGCCGCGATATCGCGGTCTAG
- a CDS encoding dipeptidase codes for MSDLVERVQAVLPSVRADLEDLVRIQSVWADPARRDEVHRSAQAVADLLSSAGFAKVEIVAEGGAPAVIAHHPAPPGAPTVLLYAHHDVQPEGEASQWDSDPFEPTERDGRLYGRGTADDKAGIATHLAAFRAHGGKPPVGVTVFVEGEEESGSPSLGRLLAAHKDKLAADVIVIADSDNWTSEIPALTVSLRGLADCVVEVATLDHGLHSGLWGGVVPDALSVLVRLLASLHDDDGNVAVQGLYETTAADVDRGPQWVRAESGLLDGVQEIGSGPVAQRMWAKPAITVIGIDTTPIGKASNTLIPRASAKVSMRVAPGGDAAAHLHALRRHLEQHAPWGAHVKVIPGDVGQPYAIDASGPVYDAARAAFREAWGTDVVDMGMGGSIPFIAEFATAFPDATILVTGVEDPGTQAHSVNESLHLGVLERAATTEALLLGKLGEPT; via the coding sequence ATGAGCGATCTCGTCGAACGCGTGCAGGCGGTGCTTCCCTCGGTGCGGGCCGATCTGGAGGATCTGGTCCGCATCCAGTCGGTGTGGGCCGACCCGGCCCGGCGCGATGAAGTGCACCGCAGCGCCCAGGCCGTGGCCGACCTGTTGAGCAGTGCGGGCTTCGCCAAGGTCGAGATCGTCGCCGAAGGTGGTGCCCCCGCAGTGATCGCGCATCATCCCGCGCCGCCCGGCGCGCCGACGGTGCTGCTGTACGCCCATCACGATGTTCAGCCCGAAGGTGAAGCATCGCAATGGGATTCAGACCCCTTCGAACCGACCGAACGGGACGGGCGGCTCTACGGCCGGGGCACCGCCGACGACAAGGCCGGCATCGCCACCCACCTGGCGGCGTTTCGTGCGCACGGCGGCAAGCCGCCGGTCGGCGTCACCGTGTTCGTCGAGGGTGAGGAGGAGTCCGGCTCGCCGTCGCTGGGCCGGTTGCTGGCCGCCCACAAGGACAAGCTGGCCGCCGACGTCATCGTGATCGCCGATTCGGACAACTGGACCTCCGAAATCCCGGCGCTGACAGTGTCTTTACGCGGACTGGCCGACTGCGTGGTCGAGGTCGCGACCCTGGACCACGGTCTGCACTCGGGGCTGTGGGGCGGGGTGGTGCCGGACGCACTCAGCGTCCTGGTCCGCCTGCTCGCCAGCCTGCACGACGACGACGGCAACGTCGCTGTGCAGGGCCTGTACGAGACGACTGCCGCCGACGTCGACCGCGGACCGCAGTGGGTGCGCGCCGAGTCCGGACTACTCGACGGGGTGCAGGAGATCGGCTCGGGTCCTGTGGCGCAACGGATGTGGGCCAAGCCCGCGATCACCGTCATCGGCATCGACACCACCCCGATCGGTAAAGCGTCGAACACCCTGATTCCGCGCGCGAGCGCGAAGGTCAGCATGCGGGTCGCTCCCGGCGGGGATGCGGCTGCTCATCTGCACGCGTTGCGTCGCCACCTCGAGCAGCACGCCCCCTGGGGTGCGCACGTCAAGGTCATCCCCGGCGACGTGGGTCAGCCGTACGCGATCGATGCCAGCGGTCCGGTGTACGACGCCGCGCGGGCCGCCTTCCGGGAGGCCTGGGGCACCGACGTCGTCGACATGGGGATGGGCGGCTCGATCCCGTTCATCGCCGAGTTCGCCACCGCGTTCCCAGACGCCACCATCCTGGTCACCGGAGTCGAGGACCCGGGCACGCAAGCGCACAGCGTCAACGAGAGCCTTCATCTGGGGGTGCTGGAGCGCGCCGCCACCACCGAGGCGCTGCTGCTGGGGAAGCTGGGGGAGCCGACCTAG
- a CDS encoding ArsR/SmtB family transcription factor, which translates to MGDVFKALADPTRRKILDELTDRNGQTLFEICARLATKHGLGSSRQAISQHLEILETAGLVETRRSGRFKYHYIDTAPIAPIVERWLKKAEEPPCESP; encoded by the coding sequence GTGGGCGACGTCTTCAAGGCCTTGGCGGACCCCACGCGCCGGAAAATCCTCGACGAGCTGACCGACCGAAACGGTCAGACGCTGTTCGAGATCTGCGCCCGCCTGGCGACCAAGCACGGGCTGGGCTCGTCACGTCAGGCAATTTCGCAGCACCTCGAGATTCTCGAGACCGCAGGCCTGGTCGAGACGAGGCGTTCAGGTCGTTTCAAGTACCACTACATCGACACCGCACCGATAGCACCGATCGTCGAGCGGTGGCTGAAGAAAGCGGAGGAACCACCGTGCGAATCACCCTGA
- a CDS encoding VOC family protein, with protein MRITLTSVLVDDQDKALRFYTEILGFTTKHDIPMGEHRWITVVSPEDPDGTELVLEPDSHPAVKPFKEALASDGIPFTSFAVDDVQAEFARLDALGVRFTQEPVDMGPVTTAVLDDTCGNLIQITHQAG; from the coding sequence GTGCGAATCACCCTGACGAGTGTGCTTGTCGACGACCAGGACAAGGCGCTGCGGTTCTACACCGAGATCCTCGGCTTCACGACCAAGCACGACATTCCGATGGGCGAACACCGCTGGATCACTGTGGTGTCCCCGGAGGATCCCGACGGCACCGAACTCGTCCTGGAACCGGACAGCCATCCCGCAGTCAAACCGTTCAAAGAGGCACTGGCCTCCGACGGAATCCCGTTCACCTCGTTCGCCGTCGACGATGTCCAGGCCGAGTTCGCTCGGCTCGATGCACTCGGGGTTCGGTTCACCCAAGAGCCCGTCGACATGGGACCGGTGACCACGGCGGTACTCGATGACACCTGCGGCAACCTGATCCAGATCACCCACCAGGCGGGCTGA
- a CDS encoding holo-ACP synthase, producing MAIVGVGIDVVSIPDFAEQVDQPGTVFAETFTPGERRDAADKSSVAARHLAARWAAKEAVIKAWSGSRFAQRPVLPEGIHRDIEVITDMWGRPKVRLTGDIAKHLAEVTIHVSLTHEGDTAAAVAILETA from the coding sequence GTGGCAATAGTCGGAGTGGGGATCGACGTTGTCTCCATCCCTGATTTCGCCGAGCAGGTCGACCAGCCGGGAACGGTGTTCGCCGAGACGTTCACGCCAGGTGAGCGCCGCGACGCCGCCGACAAGAGTTCGGTGGCGGCGCGGCACCTGGCGGCTCGGTGGGCCGCCAAGGAGGCCGTCATCAAGGCGTGGTCGGGCTCGCGTTTCGCGCAGCGTCCGGTGCTGCCGGAGGGCATCCACCGCGACATCGAGGTGATCACCGACATGTGGGGCCGGCCCAAGGTCCGCCTCACCGGTGACATCGCCAAGCACCTGGCCGAGGTGACCATTCACGTGTCACTGACGCATGAGGGCGACACTGCTGCGGCGGTGGCCATCCTGGAGACGGCCTAG